A region from the Camelus ferus isolate YT-003-E chromosome 1, BCGSAC_Cfer_1.0, whole genome shotgun sequence genome encodes:
- the LOC106729987 gene encoding LOW QUALITY PROTEIN: carbonyl reductase [NADPH] 3-like (The sequence of the model RefSeq protein was modified relative to this genomic sequence to represent the inferred CDS: inserted 1 base in 1 codon), with translation MNKWFVAKDLLPSPCPLPYTPTAKPLPSPKPASACPTTALHVLKATVSSSTPVVPVTGAKKGIGFAPAHNLCQQFLGDVVLTAQEVVRGQGAAQHLQAEGLSPRXHQLDIDDLQSICALPDFLRQEYRGLDVLVNNAGVAFKSTWMWAQRAQLPGGRPAWAGRGCCLNLGCGPHSSRGT, from the exons TTTtacccagcccctgccccttgcCTTACACACCAACCGCCaaacccctgcccagccccaaaCCAGCCTCTGCTTGCCCAACAACAGCCCTGCACGTCCTGAAAGCAACCGTGTCATCCAGCACCCCCGTGGTGCCAGTTACCGGGGCCAAGAAGGGTATTGGCTTCGCCCCTGCGCACAACCTGTGCCAGCAGTTTCTGGGGGACGTGGTGCTCACGGCCCAGGAAGTAGTGCGGGGCCAGGGGGCCGCGCAGCATCTTCAGGCCGAGGGCCTGAGCCCAC TCCACCAGTTGGACATCGACGACCTGCAGAGCATCTGCGCCCTGCCCGACTTCCTGCGCCAGGAGTACAGGGGGCTCGACGTGCTGGTCAACAACGCGGGCGTCGCCTTTAAGAGCACCTGGATGTGGGCTCAGAGGGCACAGCTCCCGGGAGGGCGTCCAgcgtgggcggggcggggctgttGCCTGAACCTTGGCTGTGGGCCCCATAGCTCCCGTGGGACCTAG